ATCTGGGGAAAGGGCGTTTCGCGCACATTGCCGCAGTTGAGTTCAAGATAGCCGCAGGGCTGCACCTGGCCCACATGGCTGATGAAACAGAAGCCGATGCCGCCAAGACAGCCGCGTGTGACGGCGTCCATGCCGAAGTTGTCGGGCGTGACGCTGATGCCCTCTTCCTTGGCGCGCTGGCGCATGATGCGGTAGTAGTGCGGCGCGCAGGTGGCCTTGAGGTGCATCGTGGTGGTCTTGCGGAAGTCGTACAGCCAGTGCAGCACTTCTTCATATTCTTCGGCGGTGATGACCTGATCGGCAAGGCCGGCCGCACGGCCCATGGGCACCAGCAAAAAGATATGCCAGGCCGCCGCGCCGATGCGCTCGCACAGTTCGAATATCTTTTTGAAACTGGTAAGGTTGTTGCGCGTGACCGTGGTGTTGATCTGAAAAGGCACGCCTGCGGCCTTGAGGTACTCGATGCCGCGCATGGAGGCCTCGAACGCGCCGGGCACGCCACGGAACAGATCGTGACTGGCCGCGTCCGCGCCGTCAATGGAGATGGAGCAGCGGTTGACGCCTGCATCCTTGATCTTTTGCGCGGTCTCGGGGGTGATCAGGGTGCCATTGGGCGAAAAGGCGCAGGGCAGGCCCTTGCTGTGGGCATAGGCCACAAGCTCGTACACGTCGGGCCGCATCATGGGATCGCCGCCCGTAAAGATGATGATGGGATTGCCCACCTGCGGGAAGGTGTCGATAAGCGCCTTGGCTTCCACCGTGGAAAGCTCGCCGGGATAGGGTTCCGGGTGGGCTTCGGCACGGCAGTGCTGACAGGCGAGATTACAGGAGCGCGTGACTTCCCAGGCGATGAGGCGGCAGGCAGGGCTGCCGTCTTCAAGGGTGCGCAGGGGGGCGCTCATGCCCGCCTGACCGGGATGCCCGCCGGGATGCCCGCCGGGATGTCCCCCAGGATGTCCGCCGGGGTGTCCCGGATGTCCGCCGGGATGGGCTGGATGCCCGCCAGCGTGTTCGCCAGCCTGACCGGGGTGTCCGCTGATGGGGTTGCCCGCGCTGCCGGGCATGCCGCCGGGATGGCCCCCGGCGTGGTGCGAATGGTTGCTCATTATTTTTCAGCCTTACCGTGCCAGCTTTTGCGCCAGCAGGGTTTCGGTAAAGTAGGTGATGATGGTGTCTGCGCCCGCGCGCTTGAGGCCTGTGAGGGATTCAAGCATGACGGCGCGCTCGTCCACCCAGCCGTTGATGCCTGCGGCGCGTATCATCGAGTATTCGCCGCTGACCTGATAGGCGCAGAGCGGCACGTCCACATGGTCGCGCACAAGGCGTATGATGTCGGCGTAGGGCCCGGCGGGCTTGACGATGAGGGCGTCCGCGCCTTCATCAAGGTCGGCGTAGGCTTCACGCAGCGCTTCGCGGGCGTTGGCCGGGTCCATCTGGTAGGACTTGCGGTCCCCGCTTGAGGGCGCGCTTTCGGCGGCCTCGCGGAAAGGCCCGTAATAGGCGGAAGCGTATTTGACCGCATAGGACATGAGGGGCGTGCCCGTGAAACCAGCGTCGTCCAGCGCTTGGCGGATGGCGGCCACGCGGCCGTCCATCATGTCGGAGGGGGCCACCATGTCGGCTCCGGCGCGCACATGGCTCACCGCCGTCTGCGCCAGCAGGGGCAGGGTGGCGTCATTGCGCACCACGCCTTCGGGCGTCAGGATGCCGCAGTGCCCGTGGCTCATGTATTCGCACAGGCACACGTCGGTAATGACAAAAAGTTTGGGCCAGCGGCTTTTGAGCAGGCGCACGGCCTCCTGCACAATGCCGTCGTCGGCGTAGGCCCCGCAGGCTTTTGCGTCCTTGACGGCGGGAATGCCGAAAAGAATGACGGAATGCAGGCCCGTATCCACGGCCCGCTCCACCTGTTTTTCCAGCTCGCCGAGGCTCAACTGGAACTGGCCTGGCATGGAGCCTATCTCTTTGCGGAAGTCGCGGTCTTCGGTCTCAACCACAAAATAGGGCTGGATAAGGTCTTCCACAAGCAGGGGCGCGGTTTCGCGCACCAGGGTGCGGAGTTCGGGGGTGGAACGCAAACGGCGGCCGCGATGGAATGCTGTCATGACTGTTGTCCTTTGTGCTGGCCTTTGTTGTGCCAGCCTGTAGGGATTGCTGCGGCGCGGCTTTGACGGGGCGCGTCGTATTTTCAGTGGCGTATCGTGGTTTGCGCAGCGGGCTGGCGGATATTTCAGGCAAAAAGGGATCCTGTCGCAGTCCACCTTGCCATTGCCGCTACGCTGCCGCCGCACGCCACAACTTGTACGGCGTGGAGTTCACGCCTGAACAGTTCACGCCTGAAATGCTCGCAGGGATGTGTCCTTGCTGTCAAATAAACAGGCGGCGCGCCTGCACGGAGCGTAGGCGTCTACGTACCCGGGGCGCGCCGCCAAGTTCACTACGGTCAGCAAAATGCTTGGCGCAGGCTACTTGATGCCGATTTCTTCGTCAGTCAGGTAACAGGCCGGGTCCGGAGCCCAGATGTCGTCATAATAGGCTTCGGCGCGGGCGCGGAAGTTGCCGCCACAGATGTTCAGGAACTGGCACTTGGCGCAGCGCCCCGTGACGTGGGCCTTCTTGTCCTTGAGCTTGTGCAAGAGTTCGATGGAGGGGTCGTCCCATATCTGCGAGAAGGGACGCTCCAGCACGTTGCCGAGCACATGGTTGCGCCAGAACTGGTCGGCGTGGACCTTGCCGTCCCAGGAAATACAGCCTATGCCCCGGCCGGAGCTGTTGCCCTCGTTGTACTGAAGCAGTTCAAACACTTCTTCGGCGCGCTTGGGGTTCTCGCGCTTGAGGCGCATCCACACGTAGGGGCCGTCGGCATGGTTGTCCACGGTGAGGATTTCCTTGCCCTTGCCCGCGTCGAACAGGGCGCGGGTCTCGTCCATGATGAGATCCAGCACCTGGCGGGTTTCCGCATGATCCAGGTCTTCCTTGATCAGCTCCGAGCCACGGCCGGAGTAGACAAGGTGGTAAAAACAGGCGCGGGGGATTTCCATATCCTTGAGCAGGCGGAAGATGCCGGGGATTTCACTGGCATTGCGCTTGTTGATGGTCAGGCGCAGCCCCACCTTGAGGCCCTCGGCCTGACAGTTGGTGATGCCTTCCAGCGCCTTGCGAAAAGCGCCGGGCACGGCGCGGAATTTGTCGTGTATTTCTTCCATGCCGTCCAGGGAGATGCCCACGTACGAAAGGCCCACGGCCTTGAGTTCGCGTGCCTTTTCCTTGGTGATGAGAGTGCCGTTGGTGGAAATGACCGCGCGCATGCCACGTGAGGTGGCGTGGCTGGCCAGTTCAACGAGATCCTTGCGCACCAGGGGTTCGCCGCCGGAAAAAAGCATGACGGGCGCGCCGTAGGCGGCCAGATCATCGATCATGGTCTTGGCCTGATCGGTACTGATGTCGTCCGATCCGTCAACCTCGATGGCGTGGGCATAGCAGTGCACACACTTGAGGTTGCAACGCTGGGTCATGTTCCAGACCACCACGGGTTTTTTATCCTTGGAAAACTGCAGCAGGTGCGAAGGCAGCTTGCCGGATTCACGGCCATAACGCAGCGCGTCCGAAGGCTCCACCTGGTCGCAGTACAACTTGGAAATGCCAATCATCACACGATCCTTATTGTTCGATGCATTTTTTCAGTATGGCAAAGGCCTCGTCCAGACCTTCGGGCTGAGTGCCGCCCGCCTGGGCCAGATCCGGCCTGCCGCCGCCAGCGCCGCCGCAGGGTGCGGCCACAGGCTTGATAAGGGCGGGCGCCGTAAATCTGCCATGCAGATCCTTGGAGACATAAATAAGCATGCCCACCTTGCCTTCTTCCACCGTGGCGAGGCAGGCCACCGCATTTTCAGAAAGGCGCGAGCGTACGTCGTCCATAACTTCACGCAGGGCCTTGACGGGCACATTGTCCAGCCGGGCGGCCAACAGGCGCACGCCGTTGACATCCTGGGCTCGGGCAGCCAGCTCCGCGCCGGAAGTCGGAGCGGCCGAGGCTTTTTCCGAGGCTTTGCGCAGCTTTTTTACCTCGGCGTACAGGGCCTGCACGCGTTCGGCAAGCTGGCCGGGCCTGGCCTTGAGCAGGGCGGAAAGACCGTCCAGTTCAGCGCGCTGCTCCACGGCATGTCCGTATGCGTTCCAGCCTGTGACGGCCTCAATGCGGCGGGTACCGGCGGCAACGCCGCTTTCGCTCACAATGAGAAAGCCCCCGGCTTCACCCGTGCGGGACAGATGCGTCCCGCCGCACAGTTCTACGGACTCAGGGTCGCACGTTTCAGCGCCCGAAACTGTGAGCACGCGCACAATGTAGCCATATTTTTCATTAAAGAGCGCCATGGCCCCTGAGGCCACCGCGTCGTTCATGTTCATTTCTTTGGCGGAAACCTCAAGGTCGGCCATGATGGCGGCATTGACCTGACGTTCAACAGCGGCAAGTTCTTCTGGCGTCATGGCCGCGATGTGTGAAAAGTCAAAGCGCAGGCGGCTGCCGTCCACCAGGGAACCGGCCTGCTTGACGTGCGTGCCCAGCACCCGGCGCAGGGCCGCGTGCAGCAGATGGGTGCAAGTGTGATTGCGGGCAGTGGCCTTGCGTTCATCGGGGTCCACCGCCAGGCGCACTTCCTTGCCTTGCAGCAGTTCGCCCCTGGTGATCTCGACTTCATGCACCAGCAACTGGGGCGCGGGCTTGTGGGTGGTGATGACCCTGGCCTCGCCGGAGGTGGCGCTCATGAGGCCCGTGTCGCCTGCCTGACCGCCGCCCTCGCCGTAGAAAGGCGTGGCCTCGGTAACGGCGTAGCCGCTCTCGCCCTCGCCAAGCACGTCCACGGGCTGGCCGGAGGCATTGAGCAGCACGGTGACGGCGCTTTGGGCCGTCAGGCCGTCATAGCCCACAAAGCGGCTTTGCGCGCCGCCGTCAGCAAGGGCTTTAAAGGGATTGTCCCCATTGTCGCCCTGGCCGAGCAGCCCGCCCTTTTTCTGGTGTTCGCGGGCGCGCTGGCGCTGCTCCTGCATGTATTTTTCAAAGCCCTGGGCGTCGGCGCTGAAGCCGCGCTTTTCGGCCACGTCGGTCACGATGTCCAGGGGGAAGCCGTAGGTGTCGTACAGCTTGAAGCAGAAATCGCCGGGAATGAGCGTCACGCCCTGCGCCTTGAGGGAGGCCAGTTCTTCGTCAAGCAGATCCAGGCCTTTCTTGAGCGTCAGGGAGAAGCGCTGTTCTTCCTCGAACACGGCGCGGTCGATGAAGTCGGCGCTTTCCACCAGTTCGGGATAGGCGTCGCCCATAACCTCGGTGACCTTGCGGGCCACCTTGTGCATGAAGGGTTCGTTGACGCCCATGAGGGTGGCGAAGCGCAGGGCGCGGCGGATGAGGCGGCGCAGCACGTAGCCCCGGTTTTCATTGGAGGGCAGCACGCCGCCCGCAATGAGGAAGGCGGCTGAGCGGCTGTGGTCGGCAATGACGCGCAGGGCCGTGTCCACATCATTGGTGTCAGGGGCGCTGAAGCTGTACTTCACGCCCGCAAGGCCCGCCGCGAACTGGATAATGTCCTGGAACAGGTCGCAGTCAAAGTTGGAGCGTTTGCCCTGGGCAACGGCGGCCATGCGCTCAAGACCCATGCCCGTGTCGATGTTGGGATTGGCCAGAAGGGTGCGGGTGCCGTCGGCGCTCTGGTCGAACTGGGTGAACACGAGGTTCCAGATTTCAAGAAAGCGGTCGCAGTCGCACACGCCGATGCCGCAGTCCGGGCCGCAGGACATGTCTTCGCCCTGGTCCACGTAAATTTCGGAACAGGGGCCGCAGGGGCCGGTATCACCCATGGTCCAGAAGTTGTCCTTTTCGCCCATGCGCACGATGCGCTCGGCGGGCAACTGGGCGATTTCGGCCCAGAGATCCGCGGCCTCATCGTCTTCACGAAAGACAGTGACCCACAGTTTGTCCTTGGAGAGTTCCAGTTCCTTGGTCACGAAATCCCATGCCCAGGTGATGGCCTCGCGCTTGAAATAGTCGCCAAAGGAAAAGTTGCCGAGCATCTCGAAGAACGTGTGGTGGCGCGCGGTGCGGCCCACGTTTTCAAGGTCGTTATGCTTGCCCGAAACGCGCAGGCATTTCTGGCAGGTGGTTGCGCGTGAGTAGGAGCGCTTTTCTTCGCCAAGAAAGAGTTTTTTGAACTGCACCATGCCGGAGTTGGCAAAAAGCAGCGAAGGATCGTTGGGCGGAATAATGGGTCCGGAAGCGACGATTTCGTGCTGGTGACGGTGAAAAAACTCAAGATAGCGGCGGCGTATTTCTTTAGCGGTGAGCATAGGGGCTCCTGATGAAGGCTGCTCGGTGTGACCCCCGCCCTTGCAAGGCGGGGGCCGAACTGGTCATTGCCGTAAGTGATCACGGTCACGGGCGGGCAGGCCACAATTGTGCGGGCTGTCCTGCCGGACAGTGTTAAGGAAGCACTGTTTAAGAGCTTCCTGTAAACGCGCAGGTATTTCCTTTGGCAAGGCGCGCTCTTTTTTTGCAGCAGGAGTGGACTTTTTCGTCCTCGACTGTTTCAAAAAAAGTGAAGCAACACCGCCAAACGAAATACATCAGCGTTTGCTTAATCGTCAGCGGAGACGGGGTCCAGCCCCTCATCCTGATCTTCGGCTGTGGGTGTGAATTCCTTGGGGTGCAGGCCCAGAAATTCCACAACCTTGGCTTCTATCTGGTTGCGCAGGTCGATGTTTTCGTCCAGCAGGGCGCGCACTTTTTCACGGCCCTGGCCCAGCTTTTCGGAGCCAAAGGCAAACCATGACCCACTCTGGTCGATGATTTTGGCCTCAATGCCAAGATCGAGCAGTTCGCCGGAACGCGAGATGCCCTGGCCGTAAAGAATGTCGAAAATCGCGCTGCGGAAGGGCGGCGCAACCTTGTTTTTGACCACCTTGACCCTGGTGCGGGAGCCGAAGGATTCTTCCTTGTCCTTGAGGGTCTGTATGCGGCGGATGTCCAGGCGCACGGACGAGTAGAACTTCAGCGCGTTGCCGCCTGTGGTGGTCTCGGGGCTGCCGTAGCCCGTGACGCCGATCTTCATGCGTATCTGGTTGATGAAGATGACCGAGGTGCGGGACTTGTGGATGGTGCCCGTGAGGCGGCGCATGGCGTGCGACATGAGCCGGGCATGCCCGCCCACCTGGGTTTCGCCCATATCGCCTTCAAGTTCGGCCTGCGGGATGAGGGCCGCCACGGAGTCGACCACCACAAGGTCTACAGCGCCGGAGCGCACCAGCATGTCGGCAATGTCCAGGGCCTGTTCGCCGTAGTCTGGCTGCGAGATGAGCAGTTCGTCAGTATTGACGCCAAGGCGCTTGGCGTAAGCCACGTCCAGCGCGTGTTCGGCGTCAACAAAGGCGCAGGTGCCGCCCATGCGCTGGCACTCGGCAATGATATGCAGGGTAAGGGTGGTTTTGCCCGAAGATTCGGGGCCGAAAATTTCCGATATGCGGCCACGCGGTATGCCGCCCACGCCCAGGGCCAGGTCAAGGCCGATGGAACCTGTAGGGATAACAGGTATATTCACGTGAGCGTCGTCAGAAAGCTTCATGACAGCGCCCTTGCCGTATTTGCGTTCAATGGTGGCAAGGGCGGTGCCCAGGGCTTCCGCGCGCGCGTCTTCAGGGCTCAGGGCCGGTTTTTTGGCCATAGCTTTTATGCTCCGTGTAAAGATATCTTCAAGCGCATCATTATAGCAAAGGCCCGGTCGCAAGGCAAATGCCCTTGCGCCAGCGGCTCGGTAAGTCGTCACGCTGCGGCGGGACATAGAGCCTTTAGAGCATTTTGCTTTTGAAACACTCCATGTTTCAACGCATCATTCTGGCGAAAAGCGCGGTTTTCGCCAGAATCCACGCCACTTCGTGGCGGCTGCCGCCTTCGCGTCAGCAGAGCAATTTCAAAGCGAAATTGCTCTAACACGTGAAATGCTCATGTACGGCAGGCAAAAGCCTGCCTGCTCGCATTTCGTGGCAAGGATTTTAGAAAAATCCTTGCAGGCCAGTTAACGTATTTCGTCCGTAAACTGGCCTGGCGGGCGCGCCGTACGCGTGGAGAAATGTATCCGCAACCGTGGTGTACTTTGGTGGGTGCGTATTGTTAACTATAATTCTTGATAATGCGTCTGGCAAGAAATTTCCCCTGTCCGCCTCTTGCGCAGTGCGGCTTGTCTGGCATACAAGCGCGGTCATGAGCAATCAGCCAGACATCATCGTGCTTTTTTCCGGCGGCCTGGACAGCATCCTGGCAGCCAAGGTACTGGAACAGCAGGGACTTACCGTCCGCTGCATCCATTTTATCACGCCCTTTTTCGGCTCTGCCAAGGCCGTGCCCTACTGGCGCAAGGTCTATGGACTGGACATCGTGAGTCAGGACGTGGGCGAAGAATTTGCGCAAATGCTGCGCCAGCGGCCGGAACACGGCTTCGGCAAGGTCATGAACCCCTGCGTGGACTGCAAGATACTGCTCTTGCGCAAGGCGCGCCTGTATATGGAATCCGTCGGGGCCAAGGGGCTCGCCACGGGCGAGGTGCTGGGGCAGCGGCCCATGTCGCAGCGACGCGACACGCTGCACCTTATCATGCGTGATGCGGGCGTCAGCGGTATTTTGCTGCGGCCCCTCTGCGCCACGCATTTGCCGGTGACGCAGATGGAAGAAAGCGGCCTTGTGGATCGCACGCGCCTGCTGGGCATTTCTGGCCGGGGCCGCCGTGATCAGCTCGATCTGGCGGCGGAACTGGGCGTTACGGACATTCCCACCCCAGGCGGCGGCTGCCGCCTGACGGAAAAAGAAAACGCGCGCCGGTACTGGACTGTCCTCACCTTGCTGCCTGAGGCTGGCGACAGGGATTTTACCCTGGCCAATCTTGGCCGCCAGTTCTGGCATCACGACGGCGACAATCATTACTGGCTCTGCATAGGCCGCAACAGCGCGGACAACGACAAGCTGGCCGCAGCCATGCAGCCTGACGACATGCTGCTGCGCCTGCGTGACCTGGCCGGGCCCATGGCTCTGGCCCGCAGCGGCGCGGACTGGCCCCGTCACGTGCTTGAGAGCGCGGCGGCCCATGCGGCCTCCTATGCGCCCAAGGCCGTGGCAGCGGGCGGCCCTGTGGCTGTGCGTGCGCGGCAGGGGCAGGCCGAGGGCGACGCGGCCTTTGAGATGGACGTGACGCCGCAACGCCTTGGAGAAGCCTGGGGCGAAGCGCTCTGGGACGATGTGAAGGCTGTTATCAGGGCCGAAGCGAAGGATCGCCTTGCCGCGACACTGCATGGCAAACACAAGCCCGGCCCGGAAGATGCGGAATAAGCTGCCGCCATACTGCGAAAGGCGTCAATAAAGGTATTGGGTCTGCTTTACAAAGATAGGGCTTGAAGATATATGTATCCATTGCGTTAATAGTTTGTGTTTACGCCCCCAGCGGCGTCCGCCGGAGGATTACATGGATCATAAGGACTTGGAATATTTTCGCAAACTTCTTTCAGAGATGCTTGAAGAAGCCCAGCAAAAGGGCGACAGCACCATTGAAGAACTTACCGACAGCAATGAAGTTTTTGCTGACCCTGCCGACAGGGCCACAGCAGAGTCTGATCGCGCCTTTACCCTGCGCATCCGTGACCGGGAGCGCCGCCTTATACGCAAAATCCAGGCAGCGCTGACACGTATCGATGACGGAACGTATGGCATCTGCGAAGATTGCGGTGACGACATCAGTATTCCGCGGCTCAAGGCCCGTCCTGTGACGCGGCTGTGCATCAACTGCAAAGCCAAACAGGAAGAGGACGAACACCTGAGAGGCGACTGAGGCTCTGCCCGCAGCGGCCCGTGGTCGCCAGCGGCTCATGGTGCAGCCCGTTTTGTATCGGACGGTTCCCACCCGGCGTCACAGCCGGGGCCGTGGTTCTGCCGGGGTAGCCGGGGCCAGAGATCCTGCCGGGATTCCCGGATGACCTTTGGAACGACCGCCGGGGTTCTTCAAAAAAACCTGGCGGTGCGCGCGGCTGCACGTTTGGAAAAACCGGTTTTACATGTACGGTCACAGAAGCAGGGGCGATTTTTGCGCCTCCCTGATTCCGCCATGCCGTTTTCGCCCGGAGGGCCGCGTCTGTTATGAGGGCGCGGCCCGGGCTTATTATGGGGCACTGCGCTGTTCTTGACGCCCCGCTCTTGCACCGCGCCCCGGCGACGGGATGCGCGCAAATTGGTCTTCAGCACTGAAGGCATAAGCTTTCCCGCCCTCAGGCGGGTTTTTTCATACCTATGGACGCACACCTTTTCCGCCGCCTTTGTGAAGACCTGACGCCCCAGCTTGCCGGGGCGCGCATTGAAAAATTGCAGGAACCAGCCCCCGGGCTTCTGGTGCTCACCTGGTATGGCGGCGGCCGCAAGCGCCAGCTGTGCCTGCGGCACGCCCGCAAGGAACCCTTCTGCTTTTTGAGCGCCAGCCGCATCACGGCGGGCAAAGCGCCTTCGGCCCAGATCATGCGCCTGCGCAAATATGCGTCCGGCCGCCGCATCGCGTCCTGCGTGGTGAGGTTTTGCGATCGCCAGCTCTGGCTGCTGCTGGCCGGGGGCGACAGCGGGCTCATGGCGGATCAGGGCGGCAAAGGTTCTGATGCTGACGCGCCCCGGCTCGCCTGGCTTTTGCTGGACTTGCGGGAAGGGCCGTCCCTGCATTTTCTGACAGAGGGCGAAGCGCCGGAAGAGGAAGCCCCCGACTGGCCCGGCCCGGACACTCTGGCCCAGGCCCTGCAAGACTGGCGCGCGTGGCCCGTGCTCACTCCGGCCCTGCGGCGCACCCTGACCTGCCTGGAAGAGCCGGAGCAATGGGCCCTGATGGAAGATTTGCGGGCTGGCGGCGGCGACGTGTTCTGCTACGGCCCGGCATTGCCGGAAGCGGCAAAGATCTCGGTGGATGGCGCAGGCGGCCAGTTCACGGACGGGCAGTTTCCGGACGACCAGTTCACGGACGGGCAGTTTCCGGGCGGCCTGGCCCCTGCCGGGGATGCGGCGGCCCCCGCCAATTGCGCCAGTCCCACCAGTTCCGGCAGTTCCGACTCTTCCCTGGCTTTCACTTCCGCCACTACGGCGGCCCCGGCCGATTCCGGGCTTTTCCCCGGTCGCTCCCCCCGCTCCATCCGTTCCATTCGGGCCGTCAGCGCATGGCCCTTGCCGCCGCAGCAGTGCGCGGCCCTGCTCACAGAGGATGAGCGGGCGTCCGGCCTTGTGCTGCGTGAAGAGTGCAGCGCGGATGTGCTGGGCCTCACGGAAAAAGCCGGGCAGGACATGGTGCTGGCCCGGCTTGCCGGTGAACAGGCAAAGGAGGCGGCCCTGCCCCTGGACAGACGCGGGCGCAAGCTCACAAAGCTGTTGGACAAGTTGCGTGAAGAAGAGCGCCGCCTCACGGCCATGACCGAGGCGCAGGCCGATGCGCTGGCGCTTCAGGAAAACCTGTGGCAATGGCCTGCGGAATACCGGGCGCTCAGCGTTACGGTGGCTGCTGGCGCGCACGGCCCTGCCCGCGAGATACGCCTGGACCCACGGCGCAACGTGCGCGAGGAAATGGCGCGGCTCTTTCATACGGCCCGGCGCGGCTGGCGCGGTCTGGAGCATCTGGCGCAGCGCCGTGGAGCGCTGGAGCAGGAAATGACTGCCATAGCCCGCGCACGGCGCGACAGCCTGCTGGGCGCAGGCGGCGGCCAAGCAGGCTGTACCCAGACAGGCGGCGGCCAGACCCGCTCTGGCCAACCAATCTCTGGCCAAACAATCTCTGGCAAGCCGGGCAGCGGCCAGACACTCTCGGGTAAGACCGGCGGGGCCGGAACCCTCACTGGCGCTGCTGCGGGCATACCCACGGCTCTGCCGAAAAATGTCCAGCTTTTCATCAGTTCGGACGGCTTTGCCCTGCTGCGCGGGCGTGACGCCAAGGGCAACCTTGCGGCCCGCAAACTGGCGGCCCCCCACGATATCTGGCTGCATGCCGAAAACGGGCCGGGGTCGCACGTCATCATACGGCGCACCCACGGCGGGCAGGACGTGCCTGTCAGTACGCTGGACGAAGCCGGTTCCCTGGCGGCCAGCAAAAGCTGGCAAAAGGACGCGGCCCGCGCCCGCATCCAGTATGCCGAGGTGCGCCACGTCAAGCCCATGCGCAATGCCCCTGCGGGCACGGTGCGCATAGACAAGGTGCTGGCCTCGCGCGAGGTGCCCGTGGACGCCACCCTGGAGGAAAAACTGCTGCCGGAGTAAACTGGGCGGCAGCAGTGCGATCGCTGTTTCTTCTGGTCTGTTGGCATCCAGCAGACTGGCATCAGGCAGACTGGCATCAGGCAGGCTGGCAGCCGCGCGACCGTTGCGTCTTCCGGCCTGCTGCACCAGGCCTGTGGCATCCTGCCTACTGCCTGCAGGCAGTAGGCAGGCTTCGCCGTTCCACCCCGGCGGCCTGCGCTGTCGACTCTTGGTAAAGCGTTTGTCGTGAAACGCATGGCCCACTGCAATTCATGAAGATGCTGCCGACTTTGGCGGCGCAATACATAACCCGCAATCCGGCGCGCGCTTGATGACGCTTGAATAAATATTTTTGTGGGAATTTTCGTGGGCAAGGCGTGCGGCTTGCGGGCGACATTCCCTTGCCGTCAACTTGGCGTTTCCCCGCTTCTTTCAAGGCTGCCT
This DNA window, taken from Desulfovibrio sp., encodes the following:
- a CDS encoding NFACT RNA binding domain-containing protein; protein product: MDAHLFRRLCEDLTPQLAGARIEKLQEPAPGLLVLTWYGGGRKRQLCLRHARKEPFCFLSASRITAGKAPSAQIMRLRKYASGRRIASCVVRFCDRQLWLLLAGGDSGLMADQGGKGSDADAPRLAWLLLDLREGPSLHFLTEGEAPEEEAPDWPGPDTLAQALQDWRAWPVLTPALRRTLTCLEEPEQWALMEDLRAGGGDVFCYGPALPEAAKISVDGAGGQFTDGQFPDDQFTDGQFPGGLAPAGDAAAPANCASPTSSGSSDSSLAFTSATTAAPADSGLFPGRSPRSIRSIRAVSAWPLPPQQCAALLTEDERASGLVLREECSADVLGLTEKAGQDMVLARLAGEQAKEAALPLDRRGRKLTKLLDKLREEERRLTAMTEAQADALALQENLWQWPAEYRALSVTVAAGAHGPAREIRLDPRRNVREEMARLFHTARRGWRGLEHLAQRRGALEQEMTAIARARRDSLLGAGGGQAGCTQTGGGQTRSGQPISGQTISGKPGSGQTLSGKTGGAGTLTGAAAGIPTALPKNVQLFISSDGFALLRGRDAKGNLAARKLAAPHDIWLHAENGPGSHVIIRRTHGGQDVPVSTLDEAGSLAASKSWQKDAARARIQYAEVRHVKPMRNAPAGTVRIDKVLASREVPVDATLEEKLLPE